ACCGGGTATCCGTACTCGTAGCATGACCCCGCACGAACCCCGGTCCGTGCGGTGACCGGGGCGGGTGCGTACAAACTGCCTTAGGTCATCGGCCGGGCTGGGGATGAACGACCGTTAGAGGTAAGTTTTCCCCAGATCCCCGACTGATGGAGGGCAGCGCGCATGAGTGGCGGTGGCACGATCGACTTCGAGATCCGTCCGAGTTCGCAGCCGGTATCGGCCACGGAGCGCGAGGCGCTGCTGGCCAACCCCGGCTTCGGGCGGGTCTTCACCGATCACATGGTGACCATCCGGTACGCCGAGGGCAAGGGCTGGTACGACGCGCGCGTCGAGGCGCGGGCGCCGATCCCGATGGACCCGGCGACCGCCGTACTGCACTACGCCCAGGAGATCTTCGAGGGCCTGAAGGCGTACCACCGCGCCGACGGCTCCGTCGGTCTGTTCCGGCCCGACGCGAACGCCCGCCGCTTCGCGCAGTCGGCACAGCGCATGGCCATGGCGCCGCTGCCCGAGGACCTGTTCGTCGGCTCCGTCCGGGAGCTGGTGAACATCGACCGCGCCTGGATCCCGACCAGCACCGAGGGCAGCCTCTACCTGCGCCCGTTCCAGTACGCCAGCGAGGTCTTCCTCGGCGTGCGCCCCGCGCGGGAGTACCTGTACTGCGTGATCGCGTCGCCGGTCGGGCCGTACTTCGCGGGCGGGCTCAAGCCGGTCAGCATCTGGATCTCCGACGAGTACACCCGCGCGGCGCCCGGCGGCACCGGCGCGGCCAAGTGCGGCGGCAACTACGCCGCCTCGCTGCTCGCCCAGTCCCAGGCCGCCGACAACGGCTGCGACCAGGTCATCTTCCTGGACGCCGCCGAGCGCAAATACGTGGACGAGCTGGGCGGCATGAACGTGTTCTTCGTGCGCGCCGACGGTTCGATGTTCACGCCCGAGCTCAACGGCTCGATCCTGCCGGGCATCACCCGGGACTCCGTCATGACGCTCGCCCGCGAGCAGGGCCGCCACGTCGAGGAGCGCCCGGTCAGCATCGACGAGTGGCGTGACGGCGCGCGCAGCGGCGAGATCGTGGAGACCTTCGCCTGCGGCACCGCCGCCGTGCTCACCCCGATCGGCACCGTGCGCGGCGTCGAAGGCGAGTTCAAACTCGGCGACGGCGGCACCGGCCCCGTCACCGCCGCCCTCCGCGAGACCCTCGTCGGCATCCAGTTCGGCCGCGTCCCCGACCCCCACAACTGGACCACCACCCTCTAAAGCCCAAGGAAGGGCACCTTCTTATCGTTTTCCGTATAAGAAGGTGCCCTTCTTAACGTCCAGCGCCGAGTCCTCGGCGAGGTCCTTCGACAGCGCACCATCGGCCGCCATAGCAGATCACCGGTGCTGCCGGGGCGTCGTCCACAAGCGGCTCGTCGTCCACAGGCGCGGCCGTGGAGCGGTGGACCGTGTCACCCGCCGCCGACCACGCTGCGCCGCATGACACACGAACTCAACGCCGCGCTGGACGACATCGCGCACCGGCAGCAGAGGCTGCTGACCCGTGCCCAGGTGCTTGCTGCCGGCCATACCGACATGTTCATCTACCGGCGGGTGCGCAGCGGCAGCTGGCAGCGGGTGCTGACCGGCGTCTACTGCGTCACCGGCGGCGTGCTCACCGACGAGCAGCGGCGCGTGGCCGCCACGCTCTACGCCGGGCCGTCGGCCCAGCTCACCGGGCCGTCCGCGCTCGCCTGGTACGGCTTCCGCACCCTGCCGCCCACGGACGACGTGCACCTGCTGGTGCCGCACGGGATGCGCTGCCGGTCGAACGGGTTCGCGGTCGTCAAACGGGCGCTCACGCTCGATCCGCATGCCAGGCACACCCTGCTCTACCAGGTGGCCAGCCCCGCGCGGGCAGTGGTCGACGCGTGCCGGGACCTCAGGGAACTGCGGACCGTGCGGGCGGTCGTGGCCGAGGCCGTGCAACGGTTCCGTGTCCCGCCGCAGACGCTGGACGAGGAGGTGCGGCAGGCGGCTCGCAGCCGGACGGCAGTCGTGCGCAAGGCACTGGCGGAGATCGCCGAGGGCACGCGGTCCGCACCCGAGGCGCAGACCCGGACAGTGCTCGAAACGAGCCCGCTCCTGGCCGGGCGGGTGCTGTGGAATCCGCAGCTGGCGGCCGACGACGGCCGTTCGCTGCCCACACCCGACGGTTACCTGCCCGAGGCGGGCCTGGCGATCGAGGTGGATTCGCGCGAGTTCCACCTGAGCCCGGAGGACTGGGCGCGGTCGTTGGAGCGGCACAACATTCTCGGCCGGTATGGCGTACAGGTACTGCATTTCACGCCCTCGTTCGTGGAGAGTCAGCCGGACGAGGTACGCCGCATCGTCGAATCCGCGGTGATGCTGAGGGAGGGGATCACGGTGGGTGTTCAAGTGACGTCGGACGGACGCACGCCGCTCTCTCAGCAGAGTGTTAAGAGGGTGCCCTTCTTATACGGAAAACGATAAGAAGGTGCCCTTCCTTTTAGCGGGTCGGGCGGTGGGTGCTGGTGGGGCGGGAGCCTGCGGGGCGGGAGCCGTGCGGGCGTGCGCCCGAGGGCCGGGTGCCTGCCCAGCGAGCTGCGGCTGTCGATCGTATGACCCCGAATTGGGACTCGACGTGCGACAAGTGCCGTTCTAGGTTGTCAGGTGCCATGTCGGACCTCCTCGATACCTCTTTCAACGACCGCGCTGCCGGGCGGTCGCTGCCCGGCGTGTGTCGCCGGGTGGGGACGAGGGGTGATGGAGCCGCTGCTCAGACGGCGCGGCGCAGGGTCGGGGTGGGCTTGAGGCCGACCGGCCGGGTCAGCATCGGCGGGGCGAGGCGGCGGCGGGCGTTGACGGGCAGGTCCAGGAACGCGGCGTCGAGCGCGACCAGCGCCCGGACCAGCGCGAGCTGGAGCTCCTCCGGATCCGGCAGCCGCCAGTCGACCTGCTGCGGGGAGACCTGCCAGCGCACCGGGCCCTCGGGCAGCACGGTGGGCGGCGCCGGGATCCACGAGCCGAGCGAGTGGCGCACGATGTCCACCCGGTGGTCCAGTTCGGAGGCGAGCGTGCCGCCGGAGCGCATCAGGAACGTCCAGCGGCCGGCGGCGGTGACCGCGACAGGTCCGCGTACGCGTCCCGCTGAGGTGGCCCGGCCCGGCCCGGTCGGCGGGCCGCAGACCGCCCGCATGCCCAGCAGTGCGGGCACCTCGATCGCGTCGAAGGCGCGGCCGGCGGGCAGCAGCACCGCGTGCGGGCGCTCGCTCCACCAGTCGTCGAGCTGCGCGGTGGCGGTGCTCGACCGCAGCTCCCAGTCGTCGAGCAGCGGGTGGCAGCTGGTGGCGAGGCAGTCGGGGCGGTCGCAGGCCATCCGGCGGCCGTTGAAGAACCCGCCCGGGGTGACCGCCCAGCCGTGGTCGGCGTACCGCTGCGCGGCGAGCCGCAGCCGACGTCGTGACAGGACTCTGCCGAACGGCGCCTGTGGCCACCGCATGAGCCCGACCCCCTCTTCCGGGTTACCCCCACCGACGTCATTAGATCGACATCTGCTGTTGCCGTCACCAATGCCGAAGGTTGTCGTTACATCGACAACAGTCCAGTACGCAAACGCCTGAATGCATTGTCCAACTGCAACTTGCATCTGAAGATACGAGTGTCGGACCGGATATGGGCGCACAGACTGTGCGACTCGGTCAGACCGACCCGATGAGGGGAGGGCTGGGAGATGGACGAGCTGCCGATCGGCCGCCGGGTGTCGTACTGGCGCAATCGCCGCAAGATGTCGCAGCAGGTCTTCGCCGACCGCCTGGGCAAATCGAAGAGCTGGGTGGACAAGGTCGAGCGCGGCGTACGCCGGCTGGACAAGTTCTCCGTCGTGTACGAGATCGCCGACGTGCTCCAGCTCGACGTCCAGCTGCTGCTGGGCAAGGACCCGGAGCGCCGGCCCGACAGCGTGAACTGCATCGACCAGATCGAGGTCGCCGAGATCCGCTCGGCGCTGGAGCGCTACGACCAGATCAGCGCGTTCTTCTACGCCGCGCCCGAGCCGCCGCCGATCGCGGAGATGCGCAAGGCGGCGCTGCACGCCTGGCAGACCTGGGAGCACGGCCGGTACGGGGTGCTGGCCCGCGCGCTGCCGCGGTTGCTGCGCGACGCCCAGGCCGCCGACACCGCGTACGCCCACACCGACGACTCGCGCGAGGCCGCGCACCTGCTCGGGCAGGTCTACCAGCTGGCCTCCTCGGTGCTGCGCAAGCTCGGCGAGCTGGACCTGAGCTGGCTGGCCGCGGACCGCTCCATCGCCGTCTCGCAGCGGGCCGGCGACCAGCTGCTGGCGGGGGTGGCCACCACCCGGGTCGCGAACGCGCTGCGGGCGCTGGGCCGGCACCGGGCGGCGCTCGAGGTCAACGTGAACATCGCCAACCGGCTGTGCCCGACCGGCCCGGACACCACCGAGGACCGGCTGTCGGTGTACGGCTTCCTGCTGCTGCAGGGCGCGATGGCGGCCTCCTGCATCGGCGACAGCGCCACCATGCGCGACCTGCTGACCGGCGCCCAGGACGCGGCGGCGGGGCTCGGCGGCGACAAGAACCACTACTGGACCAGCTTCGGCCCGACGAACGTGCAGGTGCACCGGGCCGCGGCCGCGGTCGAGCTGGGCGAGGGCGGGCAGGCGATCGTCATCCACGAGAGCCTCGACCCGGCCGCGTTCAACGCGATGCTGCCCGAGCGCCGCGCCCACCACTACCTCGACATGGCGCGCGGCTTCGCCCAGGTGGGCGACGTGGAGCGGGCCGGGGAGATGCTGCTGGAGGGCGACCTGCTGGCGCCCGCCGAGATCCGCTGCCGCCCGATCGCGCACGAGGTGCTCAGCGACGTGCTGCGCCGCACCCGCGGCACGCCGTCTTCGTCGCTGGCCGAGCTGGCCGAGCAGATGGGCGTGGGCGTGTGACCGGCGCGCGACCCGGCGGCAGGCCGGTGCTGTATGCCCTGGCCTGCGGCTCGCCGGTCGCCCGCGACGTCGGCACGCTGGTGACGCTCGCCCGGGAGCGCGGGTTCGACGTGTGCGTCGTGGTCACGCCGGACGGCCGCAAGTTCGTGGACGTGCCCTCGCTGGCGGCGCAGACCGGGCACCCGGTGCGCAGCGCGTACAAGAACCCGGGCGACCCGGACGTGCTGCCGTCGCCGGACGTGCTGGTCGTGGCCCCGGCCACGGTGAACACGGTCAACAAGTGGGGCGCGGGCATCGCCGACACGCTCGTGCTGGGCCTGCTCGTGGAGAGCCAGGGCAAGGGCCTGCCGATCGTCGCGGTCCCGTACACCAACGACGCGATGGCGCGGCATCCCGCGTTCCAGGACAACATCACGCGCCTGCGCGGCTGGGGCATCGAGGTGCTGTACGGCGACGACGTGCTGAAACTGCCCGCGCCGGGGGAGGGCGACGCCTACCGCCACGAGTTCCCGTGGGAACTGGCGGTGCGGGCCGCCGCACGGCTCTGCCCGCCTGACTAGTCTGATCGGGTGACCTGGACTGTCGCGTCGTTCACGCAGCTGCTGGAGGCCGAGTTCCCGCCCCGCTGGGCGGAGCCGTGGGACCGGGTGGGGCTGGTCACCGGCCGCCCCGAGCAGCCGGTGACCCGGGTGCTGGCGGTGGTGGACGTGCTGCCGCAGACCGTCGCGGAGACGCTGGACACCGGCGCCGACCTGATCATCGCGCACCATCCGCTGCTGCTCAGCGGGGTGTCGTCGGTGGCGGCGACCACCTATCAGGGGCGCATCGTGCACGACCTGATCGGCAACGGGGTCGCGCTGTACGTCGCGCATACCAACGCCGACGTGGCCCGCCCGGGCGTGAGCGACGCCCTCGCCGACCTGCTCGGCCTGCTGGAGACCCGCCCGCTGCGGCCCACCGAGGAGGGCCGCGGGTCCGGTCGCGTCGGCCGGCTGCCCGCGCCGCTCACCCTCGGCGAGTTCGCGCACCTCGCGGCGACCGCGCTGCCCGTGGCGGGCTGGGGCGTACGCGTCGCCGGCGACCCCGCCCGGACGGTGTCCACGGTCGCGGTGTGCGGCGGGTCCGGCGACGAGTTCATCCCCGACGCGGTGGCCGCCGGGGCCGACGTCTACCTGACCGGCGACCTCAAGCACCACCGCACCATCGACCTGGTCGCCTCCGGTGGGCCCGCGCTGGTCGACGCCGGTCACTACGCCACCGAGCGGCCGTGGCTGACACCGCTGGCCGCCTGGCTGCGTGCGCAGACGGGACTTGAGATCATCGTCTCCGACACGACCACCGATCCGTTCCGGTTCCACGCCTGCGCGACACTTGACCCTGTCGCCTGAGCGCGCCGCCCACCACGCAGACAACCGCAGAGAGAAGGAGTGCCGACGTGAAGGCCGACCCTAAGGACCAGCAGCGGTTGCTCGACCTGCAGGCCATCGACACGACGCTGCAGCAGCTGGCGCACCGCCGCAAGGTGCTGCCCGAGCTCGCCGAGTTGGACGTGCTGGGCAGGGCGATCGGCGTGCTCGAAGACGAGCGGGTGCGGGCCGAGGTCGAGGTCGACGACCTGGACCGCGACATCACCAAGCTGGAGCGCGAGGTCGACTCCGTACGCCAGCGGCGCGCCAAGGACCAGCAGCGGCTCGACGACGGGCGGCTGCCCGCGCGCGAGCTGACCGCCCTGGAGCACGAGATCACCTCGCTGACCCGGCGGCAGACCGAGCTGGAGGACGCCGAGCTGGAGCTGATGGAGAAGCGCGAGACGGCGCAGAGCGCGCTGGACGGCGTGGACGAGAAGATCTCCATCGCGCGCGAGAAGCGCATCGCGGCCGAGACCCGCCGTGACGAGGCGCTGACCGAGATCACCCGCGAGATCGAGTGGAAGCAGCAGGCCCGCCGCCCGCTCGCCGCCGACCTGCCGGGCGAGCTGGTCCAGCTGTACGAGAAGATCCGCGAGCAGTCCGGCGGCCTCGGCGCGGCCCTGGTGCAGCACGGCCGCTGCGGCGGCTGCCGCCTGGAGCTGTTCGGCGCCGACCGCAACCGGGTGAAGACGGCCCCGCCGGACGAGGTCGTGCGCTGCGAGGAGTGCCGCCGCATCATGGTCCGCACCGCCGAGTCGGGCCTGTGACCGTCGTGCGGGTCGTCATCGAGGCGGACGGGGGCGCCCGCGGCAACCCCGGCCCGGCCGGGTACGGCGCGGTCGTGCGCGATCCGGAGACCGGCGAGGTGCTCGCGGAGCGCAGTGCCGCGCTGGGCGTGACCACCAACAACGTCGCCGAGTACCGGGGGCTCATCGCCGGGCTGGAGGCCGCCGCCGAGCTGGGCGCGGCGCAGGTCGAGGCGCGCATGGACTCCAAGCTGGTGGTCGAGCAGATGTCCGGCCGCTGGCAGATCAAGCACCCGGGGCTGCGCCCGCTGGCCGCCGAGGTGGCCGCGCTGGTGCGCCGGTTCGACCGGGTGACGTACACCTGGATCCCGCGCGAGCGCAACCGCGCCGCCGACGCGCTGGCCAACGCGGCGATGGACGCCGCCGCGGCCCGGGGCGGCGGCGAGACCGTCATCGTCGCGACCATCACCGAGCACGTCGGCGCGGGTGTCAGCGACGCGCCCGAACCGGCCGAGAGCGCGGCGACGAGCCGGTCCGCACGGGCGGAGACCGCCGCGGCAGGGCGGCCCCGGCGCGAGGACTGGGCGCCGCGTACGTCCCCGGCGACCCGGCTGGTGCTGGTGCGCCACGGTGAGACGCAGCTGACCGCGGAGAAGCGCTATTCGGGCCGGGGCGACGTGCCGCTGTCGGCGGCGGGGGAGAAGCAGGCCGCGGCCGCCGCCGGGCGCGTCGCCGCCATGCGCCCCGACCGCGTGATCACGTCGCCCCTGGCCCGCTGCCGGGCCACCGCGGCGGCGATCGCGGAGGCGGCGGGCGGGGTGCCGGTGACGGTCGAGAAGGACCTCATCGAGTGCGACTTCGGCGCCTGGGAGGGGCTGACCTTCGGCGACGTGCGCGAGCGCTACCCGGCCGAGCTGGACGCGTGGCTTGCCTCGACGTCGGTCGCGCCGCCCAAGGGGGAGTCGTTCCAGCAGGTCGCCAAGCGGGTGCGCGGCGCGATGGGCAAGCTCCAGCAGGCGTACGAGGGCCAGACGGTCGTGATCGTCTCGCACGTCTCACCGATCAAGCTGATCCTGCGCGACGCGCTGGCCGCCGGGGACGCGTTCCTGTTCCGGCTGCTGCTCGATCCGACGGGCATCTCGGTCGTGGACGTGTGGCCGGACGGCGGCGTCTCGGTGCGGACCGTCAACGACACGTCCCACCTCGGCGAGAACTGAGCCGCCGGGTAGGTGTTTCGCGGTGCTACAACTTCTGGGTTGTACCCACAACCCAGAAGTTGTAGCCCACGGACGAGTACCGATCAGGCGAGGGTGAAGCGGACCAGGCGTTTGGCGGTGTCGGCCTGGGTGAGGCGGACCGTGACGCGATCGCCGGCGGTGAGGTCACCGTCGCAGCGGGCGCGCACGGCGGGCTCGTCGAGGGCGACCGTGCCGCCGGGTTTGCCGTGGTTGGTGTCGAGCACCACGGCGGGGAAGGTCTCGCCGACGCGGCCCGCCAGCACCGTGGCCTCGACCAGGTCCACCGCGCCGCGCTCGGCGGCGGAGGCGACCCGGTCCGTGCCGGACATCACCGCGGGCAGCTCCGGCAGCGCCGCGGCGGCCCACGCGGGCACCTCCCGGCCCTCGTGCAGGGCGAGGCAGACCTCGGTGACGTAGCGGTCGGCAAGCCGCCGCAGCGGAGCCGTGACATGGGCGTACGCGTCCGCGACCGCGCTGTGCAGCGGCTGCTCCGGCACCTCGCCCGCGAACGCCGTGTAACCGGCGCCGCGCAGCAGCTCGGCGGCCTCG
The Catellatospora sp. IY07-71 DNA segment above includes these coding regions:
- a CDS encoding branched-chain amino acid aminotransferase, which gives rise to MSGGGTIDFEIRPSSQPVSATEREALLANPGFGRVFTDHMVTIRYAEGKGWYDARVEARAPIPMDPATAVLHYAQEIFEGLKAYHRADGSVGLFRPDANARRFAQSAQRMAMAPLPEDLFVGSVRELVNIDRAWIPTSTEGSLYLRPFQYASEVFLGVRPAREYLYCVIASPVGPYFAGGLKPVSIWISDEYTRAAPGGTGAAKCGGNYAASLLAQSQAADNGCDQVIFLDAAERKYVDELGGMNVFFVRADGSMFTPELNGSILPGITRDSVMTLAREQGRHVEERPVSIDEWRDGARSGEIVETFACGTAAVLTPIGTVRGVEGEFKLGDGGTGPVTAALRETLVGIQFGRVPDPHNWTTTL
- a CDS encoding type IV toxin-antitoxin system AbiEi family antitoxin domain-containing protein, which produces MTHELNAALDDIAHRQQRLLTRAQVLAAGHTDMFIYRRVRSGSWQRVLTGVYCVTGGVLTDEQRRVAATLYAGPSAQLTGPSALAWYGFRTLPPTDDVHLLVPHGMRCRSNGFAVVKRALTLDPHARHTLLYQVASPARAVVDACRDLRELRTVRAVVAEAVQRFRVPPQTLDEEVRQAARSRTAVVRKALAEIAEGTRSAPEAQTRTVLETSPLLAGRVLWNPQLAADDGRSLPTPDGYLPEAGLAIEVDSREFHLSPEDWARSLERHNILGRYGVQVLHFTPSFVESQPDEVRRIVESAVMLREGITVGVQVTSDGRTPLSQQSVKRVPFLYGKR
- a CDS encoding bifunctional DNA primase/polymerase, translating into MRWPQAPFGRVLSRRRLRLAAQRYADHGWAVTPGGFFNGRRMACDRPDCLATSCHPLLDDWELRSSTATAQLDDWWSERPHAVLLPAGRAFDAIEVPALLGMRAVCGPPTGPGRATSAGRVRGPVAVTAAGRWTFLMRSGGTLASELDHRVDIVRHSLGSWIPAPPTVLPEGPVRWQVSPQQVDWRLPDPEELQLALVRALVALDAAFLDLPVNARRRLAPPMLTRPVGLKPTPTLRRAV
- a CDS encoding helix-turn-helix domain-containing protein encodes the protein MDELPIGRRVSYWRNRRKMSQQVFADRLGKSKSWVDKVERGVRRLDKFSVVYEIADVLQLDVQLLLGKDPERRPDSVNCIDQIEVAEIRSALERYDQISAFFYAAPEPPPIAEMRKAALHAWQTWEHGRYGVLARALPRLLRDAQAADTAYAHTDDSREAAHLLGQVYQLASSVLRKLGELDLSWLAADRSIAVSQRAGDQLLAGVATTRVANALRALGRHRAALEVNVNIANRLCPTGPDTTEDRLSVYGFLLLQGAMAASCIGDSATMRDLLTGAQDAAAGLGGDKNHYWTSFGPTNVQVHRAAAAVELGEGGQAIVIHESLDPAAFNAMLPERRAHHYLDMARGFAQVGDVERAGEMLLEGDLLAPAEIRCRPIAHEVLSDVLRRTRGTPSSSLAELAEQMGVGV
- a CDS encoding flavoprotein, coding for MTGARPGGRPVLYALACGSPVARDVGTLVTLARERGFDVCVVVTPDGRKFVDVPSLAAQTGHPVRSAYKNPGDPDVLPSPDVLVVAPATVNTVNKWGAGIADTLVLGLLVESQGKGLPIVAVPYTNDAMARHPAFQDNITRLRGWGIEVLYGDDVLKLPAPGEGDAYRHEFPWELAVRAAARLCPPD
- a CDS encoding Nif3-like dinuclear metal center hexameric protein, with the protein product MTWTVASFTQLLEAEFPPRWAEPWDRVGLVTGRPEQPVTRVLAVVDVLPQTVAETLDTGADLIIAHHPLLLSGVSSVAATTYQGRIVHDLIGNGVALYVAHTNADVARPGVSDALADLLGLLETRPLRPTEEGRGSGRVGRLPAPLTLGEFAHLAATALPVAGWGVRVAGDPARTVSTVAVCGGSGDEFIPDAVAAGADVYLTGDLKHHRTIDLVASGGPALVDAGHYATERPWLTPLAAWLRAQTGLEIIVSDTTTDPFRFHACATLDPVA
- a CDS encoding zinc ribbon domain-containing protein; this translates as MKADPKDQQRLLDLQAIDTTLQQLAHRRKVLPELAELDVLGRAIGVLEDERVRAEVEVDDLDRDITKLEREVDSVRQRRAKDQQRLDDGRLPARELTALEHEITSLTRRQTELEDAELELMEKRETAQSALDGVDEKISIAREKRIAAETRRDEALTEITREIEWKQQARRPLAADLPGELVQLYEKIREQSGGLGAALVQHGRCGGCRLELFGADRNRVKTAPPDEVVRCEECRRIMVRTAESGL
- a CDS encoding bifunctional RNase H/acid phosphatase, producing the protein MTVVRVVIEADGGARGNPGPAGYGAVVRDPETGEVLAERSAALGVTTNNVAEYRGLIAGLEAAAELGAAQVEARMDSKLVVEQMSGRWQIKHPGLRPLAAEVAALVRRFDRVTYTWIPRERNRAADALANAAMDAAAARGGGETVIVATITEHVGAGVSDAPEPAESAATSRSARAETAAAGRPRREDWAPRTSPATRLVLVRHGETQLTAEKRYSGRGDVPLSAAGEKQAAAAAGRVAAMRPDRVITSPLARCRATAAAIAEAAGGVPVTVEKDLIECDFGAWEGLTFGDVRERYPAELDAWLASTSVAPPKGESFQQVAKRVRGAMGKLQQAYEGQTVVIVSHVSPIKLILRDALAAGDAFLFRLLLDPTGISVVDVWPDGGVSVRTVNDTSHLGEN